Proteins encoded by one window of Polaribacter haliotis:
- the rplW gene encoding 50S ribosomal protein L23 produces the protein MSILIKPIITEKATNDSELFNRFTFVVEKKANKLEIKNAVEKAYGVSILSVKTLNYPIQRNTKFTKKGLVTGVKSGYKKAIVQVAEGESIDFYNNL, from the coding sequence ATGAGTATTTTAATAAAACCTATTATTACGGAAAAAGCAACAAACGATAGTGAGTTATTTAATAGATTTACATTTGTTGTAGAAAAGAAAGCTAACAAATTAGAAATTAAAAATGCTGTTGAAAAAGCATATGGAGTTTCTATTTTAAGCGTTAAGACTTTAAATTATCCAATTCAAAGAAACACAAAATTTACTAAAAAAGGTTTAGTAACTGGAGTAAAGAGTGGGTATAAGAAAGCTATCGTTCAAGTAGCAGAAGGAGAAAGCATTGATTTTTATAACAATCTTTAA
- the rpsJ gene encoding 30S ribosomal protein S10: MSQKIRIKLKSYDYNLVDKSAEKIVKTVKSTGAVVNGPIPLPTHKKIFTVLRSPHVNKKSREQFQLSAYKRLLDIYSSSSKTIDALMKLELPSGVEVEIKV; the protein is encoded by the coding sequence ATGAGTCAAAAAATTAGAATTAAATTAAAGTCTTACGATTACAACTTAGTAGACAAATCTGCTGAAAAAATTGTAAAGACGGTAAAAAGTACTGGTGCTGTAGTAAACGGACCAATACCATTACCAACACATAAAAAGATTTTTACAGTATTACGTTCTCCACACGTAAACAAAAAATCTAGAGAGCAATTTCAATTATCTGCTTACAAAAGATTATTAGACATTTATAGTTCTTCTTCGAAAACTATCGATGCTTTAATGAAACTTGAGTTACCAAGTGGTGTTGAAGTTGAAATTAAAGTATAA
- the rplC gene encoding 50S ribosomal protein L3, giving the protein MSGLIGRKIGMTSLFDENGKNIPCTVIEAGPCVVTQVRTEEVDGYNALQLGFDDKKAKSSNKSLDGHFKKAGTTAKKKVVEFQGFEQEYKLGDSITVDHFTEGEFVDVSGVSKGKGFQGVVKRHGFAGVGQATHGQHNRLRAPGSIGAASYPARVFKGMRMAGRMGGDKVKVQNLRVLKVVAEKNLLVVKGAVPGHKNAFVTIQK; this is encoded by the coding sequence ATGTCTGGGTTAATAGGAAGAAAGATTGGAATGACCAGTTTATTCGACGAAAACGGGAAAAATATTCCTTGTACAGTAATCGAAGCGGGTCCTTGCGTTGTTACCCAAGTCAGAACCGAAGAGGTTGACGGCTACAATGCGTTGCAGCTTGGTTTCGATGACAAAAAGGCGAAGAGTTCTAACAAATCGTTAGACGGTCACTTTAAAAAAGCTGGCACCACTGCTAAGAAAAAAGTCGTTGAATTTCAAGGATTTGAACAAGAGTATAAATTAGGAGATTCTATCACAGTAGATCATTTTACTGAAGGAGAATTTGTTGATGTATCGGGTGTATCAAAGGGAAAAGGTTTTCAGGGAGTTGTAAAACGCCACGGCTTTGCTGGGGTTGGTCAAGCTACTCACGGTCAACATAACCGATTAAGAGCTCCTGGTTCGATTGGTGCTGCATCTTATCCTGCAAGAGTATTCAAAGGAATGCGTATGGCAGGTAGAATGGGTGGAGATAAAGTGAAAGTACAAAACTTAAGAGTATTAAAAGTAGTTGCTGAAAAGAACTTACTTGTTGTTAAAGGAGCAGTTCCTGGACACAAAAATGCTTTTGTAACTATTCAGAAATAA
- the rplB gene encoding 50S ribosomal protein L2 has product MSVRKLKPITPGQRFRVVNGFDTITTDKPEKSLLAPKKRSGGRNNQGRMTTRNIGGGHKQKYRIIDFKRDKQGIPATVKTIEYDPNRTAFIALLSYADGEKRYVIAQNGLKVGQTIVAGTNVAPEIGNAMTLNEIPLGTTISCIELRPGQGAVMARSAGSFAQLMARDGKYATVKLPSGETRLILLTCMATIGVVSNSDHQLLVSGKAGRSRWLGKRPRTNAVRMNPVDHPMGGGEGRASGGHPRSRNGIPAKGFKTRSKTKASNKYILERRKK; this is encoded by the coding sequence ATGTCAGTTAGAAAATTAAAACCAATAACACCAGGTCAGCGTTTTAGAGTTGTAAATGGGTTCGACACCATAACAACTGATAAGCCGGAGAAAAGTTTACTTGCTCCGAAAAAACGATCTGGAGGTCGAAACAATCAGGGAAGAATGACAACACGTAATATTGGTGGTGGTCATAAACAAAAATATCGTATTATCGATTTCAAAAGAGATAAGCAAGGTATTCCTGCAACAGTTAAAACTATAGAGTACGATCCAAATCGTACAGCATTTATTGCTTTACTTAGTTATGCTGATGGTGAAAAGCGTTATGTAATTGCACAAAACGGCTTAAAAGTAGGTCAAACTATTGTAGCAGGAACGAATGTTGCTCCAGAAATTGGAAATGCAATGACGTTGAATGAAATTCCTTTGGGAACTACAATTTCTTGTATAGAATTACGTCCAGGTCAAGGTGCTGTTATGGCGCGTTCTGCTGGTTCTTTTGCTCAATTAATGGCAAGAGATGGTAAGTATGCAACAGTAAAATTACCTTCTGGTGAAACAAGATTAATCTTGTTAACTTGTATGGCTACAATTGGAGTTGTATCTAATTCAGATCACCAATTATTAGTTTCTGGTAAAGCTGGTAGATCTAGATGGTTAGGAAAGAGACCTAGAACAAATGCAGTAAGAATGAACCCTGTCGATCACCCAATGGGTGGTGGTGAAGGTCGTGCTTCTGGGGGGCATCCAAGATCAAGAAATGGTATTCCTGCTAAAGGATTCAAGACTAGATCTAAAACCAAAGCTAGTAATAAGTATATTTTAGAACGTAGAAAGAAATAA
- the rplD gene encoding 50S ribosomal protein L4, which yields MKVAVLDITGKDTGRKVELSKDVFGVEPNDHAIYLDVKQYLANQRQGTHKSKERAEIAGSTRKIKKQKGTGTARAGSIKSGVFRGGGRMFGPRPRSYSFKLNKNLKRLARKSALSIQANDKNLVVIEDFNFDTPKTKNFVDVLKALELDTKKSLFVLSDENANVYLSSRNLKNSKVVKASEINTYGVLNANKVVITEGSLEGINSNLSK from the coding sequence ATGAAAGTAGCAGTTTTAGATATTACAGGAAAAGATACAGGTAGAAAGGTTGAACTTTCTAAAGATGTATTCGGTGTAGAACCTAACGATCATGCAATTTATTTAGATGTAAAGCAATACTTGGCGAATCAAAGACAAGGAACGCATAAATCTAAAGAGAGAGCAGAAATTGCAGGTTCAACAAGAAAGATAAAAAAACAAAAAGGAACTGGTACTGCAAGAGCAGGTTCTATCAAGTCTGGTGTTTTTAGAGGTGGTGGACGTATGTTCGGGCCTAGACCAAGAAGTTATTCTTTTAAATTGAATAAAAACTTAAAGCGTTTGGCTCGTAAGTCGGCTTTAAGTATTCAAGCAAACGATAAGAATTTAGTAGTAATCGAAGATTTTAATTTTGATACTCCAAAGACAAAAAACTTTGTAGATGTGTTAAAAGCGTTAGAGTTGGATACTAAAAAATCTTTGTTTGTATTAAGTGACGAAAATGCAAATGTGTATTTATCATCACGTAACTTAAAAAACTCTAAAGTAGTAAAAGCTTCAGAAATTAATACTTACGGTGTTTTAAACGCTAATAAAGTTGTAATTACTGAAGGTTCTTTAGAAGGAATTAATTCAAACTTAAGCAAATAG